The following are encoded in a window of Pseudomonas graminis genomic DNA:
- a CDS encoding mechanosensitive ion channel family protein, translated as MEHVLPEAWLNALPLPWLNTLVAAAVAIGIALLGRWIALVLLRRVAKSFVFAQQLIHRAEPPTLWLIPLLALQTVWTSAPDDLMLINGVRHLNGMLVVAGFTWLALSCVKAIGEAVAIRNPLDIEDNLQARRIQTQVRVLVRCLNVLVLLFGTGLILMSFPPVRQIGTSLLASAGLAGLAAGFAAKPVLGNLIAGLQIAISQPIRLDDVVIVEGEWGRIEEISGTYVVLKIWDERRMVIPLQYFIEKPFQNWTRSTSSLIGSVFLWVDYALPLEELREEAERICKEIPHLWDGRVCVLQVTDTTAKAMQLRVLLSSADSSRSWDARCHMRERLISFVARQYPQCLPQLRAEMSSRTVQPEREGHEAPTEIARQPPV; from the coding sequence ATGGAACACGTACTTCCGGAAGCCTGGCTGAACGCATTGCCGTTGCCCTGGCTCAACACCCTCGTGGCCGCCGCCGTCGCGATCGGCATCGCACTGTTGGGACGCTGGATTGCGCTGGTCTTGCTCCGCCGCGTCGCCAAGTCGTTCGTCTTCGCCCAGCAGCTCATTCACCGCGCCGAACCGCCCACGCTGTGGCTGATCCCGCTGCTGGCCCTGCAAACGGTCTGGACCTCCGCCCCCGATGACCTGATGTTGATCAACGGCGTCCGGCACCTGAACGGCATGCTGGTGGTGGCCGGGTTTACCTGGCTGGCGTTGAGTTGCGTGAAGGCGATTGGCGAAGCGGTCGCGATCCGCAACCCGCTGGACATCGAAGACAACCTCCAGGCCCGCCGCATCCAGACCCAAGTGCGGGTGCTGGTGCGCTGCCTGAATGTGCTGGTGCTGTTGTTCGGCACCGGATTGATTCTGATGAGCTTCCCGCCAGTGCGACAGATCGGCACGAGTCTGCTGGCATCGGCAGGTCTCGCGGGGCTGGCGGCGGGTTTCGCCGCCAAGCCGGTGCTGGGCAACTTGATCGCAGGCCTGCAGATCGCAATCTCTCAGCCAATTCGCCTGGATGACGTTGTGATCGTTGAGGGTGAGTGGGGTCGCATCGAGGAGATCAGCGGCACGTACGTGGTGCTGAAGATCTGGGATGAACGGCGGATGGTGATTCCGCTGCAGTACTTCATCGAGAAGCCCTTCCAGAACTGGACCCGCAGCACGTCGAGCCTGATTGGCTCGGTGTTTTTGTGGGTGGATTACGCGTTGCCACTGGAGGAGTTGCGCGAAGAGGCGGAGCGCATCTGCAAGGAAATCCCGCACCTCTGGGATGGCCGCGTCTGCGTGTTGCAGGTGACTGACACCACCGCCAAGGCGATGCAATTGCGGGTGTTGTTGAGTTCGGCGGACTCATCACGCAGCTGGGATGCTCGATGCCACATGCGCGAGCGGCTGATCAGTTTCGTCGCCCGGCAATATCCGCAGTGCCTGCCTCAGCTGCGTGCGGAGATGTCCTCGCGCACCGTGCAGCCGGAGCGCGAAGGCCACGAAGCGCCCACAGAAATCGCGCGTCAGCCGCCGGTCTGA
- a CDS encoding YdgA family protein gives MKKSVNIAVGVIVVAGVLITAGAWYTGKRLEGALNDAIQQGNQQLQAAFVGHEGKASVELLSLDRHFFTSTAHYKLNIQDPKFNDGQPVELLFVDNIEHGPLPWSRVKSLQLLPVMAASNMQIEKNAFSEKWFAMTNGQPPLTGHFSMGYDRAALGRVELLPFEFTDQTGAFKFSGFTLNASGSGDGQKLEANGVLGSVDVTATSEEGPVHLTLKDFTFNTVGTKGKSGFYLGHTDAKIASATFQAAGQPAIQLKDFVNTSLLQEVEGNLNAQVTYDVGNISFNGSDIGAMQMLWKFGNFDIASTQALMKIYQEKVQPQAQAAAAMGETYTPHLSPADEALVQAEVSKLLSAKPHIELEKLSLKTASGESQFSLSMDLGNPSALDQPGAELLKQLLTQLDAKLVLSKPMIKDLAALRAKSAGLTDPAAIAQQAQGAAESVGGMAVMLQVGKVEGDNIVSSLHYANDVVDFNGVKMPAQQFAAMMMGKFVMFSGGQ, from the coding sequence ATGAAAAAATCAGTCAACATCGCCGTAGGCGTCATTGTGGTTGCGGGCGTCCTTATCACTGCAGGCGCCTGGTACACCGGAAAACGGCTGGAAGGCGCGCTCAACGACGCCATCCAGCAGGGCAATCAGCAGCTTCAAGCTGCGTTTGTCGGCCATGAAGGCAAGGCGAGTGTTGAGCTCCTTTCTCTGGACCGCCACTTTTTCACCAGCACTGCGCACTACAAGCTGAATATCCAGGACCCCAAATTCAATGACGGTCAGCCGGTCGAGCTGCTGTTTGTCGATAACATCGAGCACGGCCCATTGCCGTGGAGCCGCGTGAAATCGCTGCAACTGCTGCCGGTCATGGCCGCCAGCAACATGCAGATCGAGAAGAACGCCTTCTCCGAAAAATGGTTTGCCATGACCAACGGCCAGCCGCCGCTGACCGGCCACTTCAGCATGGGGTACGACCGCGCCGCATTGGGTCGTGTTGAATTGCTGCCGTTTGAATTCACCGATCAGACCGGCGCGTTCAAGTTTTCCGGTTTCACCCTGAATGCCTCGGGCTCGGGTGACGGCCAGAAGCTCGAAGCCAACGGTGTACTGGGCAGCGTCGACGTCACCGCAACTTCCGAAGAAGGCCCTGTGCACCTGACGCTCAAGGACTTCACCTTCAACACCGTTGGCACCAAGGGCAAATCGGGTTTCTACCTGGGTCATACCGACGCGAAAATCGCCTCGGCGACATTCCAGGCGGCGGGCCAACCGGCCATTCAGCTCAAGGACTTCGTCAACACCAGCCTGTTGCAGGAAGTGGAAGGCAACTTGAATGCTCAGGTGACCTATGACGTCGGCAACATCAGCTTCAACGGCAGCGACATCGGCGCCATGCAGATGCTCTGGAAGTTCGGCAATTTCGACATCGCGTCAACCCAGGCGCTGATGAAGATCTATCAGGAGAAAGTTCAGCCTCAAGCCCAGGCCGCCGCAGCAATGGGTGAAACCTACACGCCGCATTTGAGCCCGGCTGATGAGGCGCTGGTGCAGGCCGAGGTCAGCAAACTGCTGAGCGCCAAGCCGCACATCGAGCTGGAGAAGCTTTCGCTGAAAACAGCCAGCGGCGAGAGCCAGTTCAGCCTGTCGATGGACCTGGGCAACCCTTCGGCGCTTGATCAGCCGGGTGCGGAATTGCTCAAGCAGTTGCTCACTCAGCTTGACGCCAAACTGGTGCTCTCCAAGCCGATGATCAAGGACCTGGCCGCACTGCGTGCCAAGTCTGCCGGTCTGACCGACCCTGCCGCCATCGCGCAACAGGCGCAGGGCGCAGCGGAATCGGTCGGTGGCATGGCGGTCATGTTGCAAGTGGGCAAGGTCGAGGGCGACAACATTGTCTCCAGCCTGCATTACGCCAACGACGTGGTGGACTTCAACGGCGTGAAGATGCCGGCGCAACAGTTTGCCGCAATGATGATGGGCAAGTTTGTGATGTTCAGCGGCGGGCAGTGA
- a CDS encoding HAD-IA family hydrolase, which produces MSEVQKPKGPVKAVIFDMDGLLLDTEGIYTEVTDTIAKRYGKTFDWAVKQHSIGRGSQDFAEYVISALELPMSPEEFLTVRQPMLDERFPHAVPMRGAEALVRHLAEHNIPIAVGTSSSLHYFHAKTSNHRAWFELFKDVVTADHAEVTAAKPAPDIFLAAARHLGVDPKDCIVFEDSPFGVTAAKTAGMYAVAVPDSHMPIEQYAHADLILGSLTEFPLEDWGLPGFSR; this is translated from the coding sequence ATGAGCGAAGTGCAAAAGCCCAAGGGTCCGGTCAAAGCGGTGATCTTCGACATGGACGGCCTGCTGCTGGACACCGAAGGCATCTATACCGAAGTGACCGACACCATCGCCAAGCGGTATGGCAAGACGTTCGACTGGGCCGTGAAGCAGCATTCCATTGGCCGCGGCTCTCAGGATTTCGCCGAATACGTGATCAGCGCGCTCGAGCTGCCGATGTCTCCCGAGGAGTTCCTGACCGTTCGCCAACCGATGCTGGACGAGCGCTTCCCCCACGCCGTGCCGATGCGTGGCGCCGAGGCACTGGTGCGGCATCTTGCCGAGCACAACATTCCGATCGCGGTGGGCACCAGCTCATCCCTTCACTATTTCCACGCGAAGACGAGCAATCACCGCGCCTGGTTCGAGCTGTTCAAAGACGTGGTGACGGCGGATCACGCCGAAGTCACGGCGGCCAAGCCGGCGCCGGATATCTTCCTGGCTGCAGCGCGCCACTTGGGCGTGGACCCGAAGGATTGCATTGTGTTTGAGGATTCCCCTTTTGGCGTCACCGCTGCCAAGACTGCAGGGATGTACGCCGTGGCCGTGCCAGACTCGCACATGCCGATCGAGCAGTACGCGCATGCGGACCTGATATTGGGTTCGCTGACCGAGTTTCCGCTGGAGGATTGGGGTTTGCCGGGGTTTTCCCGCTGA
- a CDS encoding LysR family transcriptional regulator, with protein sequence METPLSNSGNVPPKPGIRPPLTLSGMDFKLLRVFQAVVEAGGFSAAQNELNVGLAAISKQISDLEIRIGMRLCTRGREGFHLTEEGKLVYQAAIELFASVDSFRDRISSAQNELIGDLSVGVIDNTLTDKSSPLIAALRVMHDEAPKVRLRLQASQLDEVERAMVEGRVSLGIVPVYQRREEFDYFELYEETSHAYCAVGHPLFEVDESALSIDSLRAFDIVNHRYAIHRDKASFVNYDSQCASASQVEAVAMMILTGRFIGFLPEHYTRNLIRDGQLRVLRPDLIFLRTPVNLILRHNAPRSPLVKAFARALGVELRVGL encoded by the coding sequence ATGGAAACTCCACTTTCCAATTCTGGAAACGTGCCGCCTAAACCGGGAATACGCCCCCCTCTTACTCTCAGCGGAATGGACTTCAAGCTGTTACGGGTGTTTCAGGCGGTGGTGGAGGCCGGTGGCTTCAGTGCTGCCCAGAACGAGCTGAACGTGGGCCTTGCAGCCATCAGCAAGCAGATATCAGACCTCGAAATTCGTATCGGCATGCGCCTCTGTACACGAGGCCGGGAAGGGTTTCATCTCACTGAAGAAGGCAAGCTTGTCTATCAGGCGGCTATCGAACTGTTCGCCTCGGTGGACAGTTTTCGCGACCGGATTAGTTCAGCTCAGAATGAGTTGATTGGCGATTTGAGTGTCGGCGTAATTGATAACACCCTGACCGATAAAAGTTCGCCGCTCATTGCCGCGCTTAGAGTAATGCACGATGAAGCGCCCAAAGTCAGACTGCGACTGCAAGCGTCCCAACTGGATGAAGTCGAGCGCGCAATGGTCGAAGGGCGCGTGAGTCTTGGCATCGTGCCGGTGTATCAGCGGCGCGAAGAGTTTGATTATTTCGAGCTGTACGAAGAGACCTCCCACGCCTATTGCGCAGTAGGGCATCCGCTGTTCGAAGTGGATGAGAGCGCGCTGAGCATCGACAGCCTGCGCGCATTCGATATCGTGAATCATCGCTATGCGATTCATCGCGACAAGGCGAGCTTCGTCAATTACGACAGCCAGTGCGCTTCGGCCTCGCAAGTCGAAGCGGTCGCCATGATGATCCTGACCGGCCGCTTTATCGGCTTTCTCCCCGAACACTACACGCGCAATCTGATCCGCGACGGCCAGCTGCGCGTGCTGCGGCCCGACCTGATCTTTCTACGCACACCGGTCAACCTCATCCTGAGACACAACGCCCCCCGAAGCCCGCTGGTCAAGGCGTTCGCTCGGGCTTTGGGGGTGGAATTGAGGGTGGGGCTGTAG
- a CDS encoding amino acid ABC transporter permease has translation MNQNQAEQLQAERRKTENAFDITQYEHVPRRYYGRIFFASLIIVALAGLARAFANGQIEWGYIGQFLTSEAILWGLLNTIIMSILAMILGVVIGVITAIMRMSANPILRYVAITYTWLFRGTPLILQLLLWFNLALIFPVIGIPGVFEIDTVSLMTPFVAALLGLSINQGAYTAEVVRAGLLSVDTGQYEAAKSIGMPRLQALRRVILPQAMRVIIPPVGNEFISMVKMTSLASVIQYSELLHNAQNIYYANARVMELLIVAGIWYLAVVTVLSFGQSRLELRFARGAGKRS, from the coding sequence ATGAATCAGAATCAGGCGGAGCAGCTGCAAGCCGAGCGCAGGAAGACCGAAAATGCGTTTGACATCACCCAGTACGAACACGTCCCACGCCGCTATTACGGGCGCATTTTCTTCGCGTCCCTGATCATTGTTGCACTCGCCGGCCTGGCCCGTGCGTTTGCCAACGGGCAGATCGAGTGGGGTTATATTGGCCAGTTCCTGACTTCAGAGGCCATTCTGTGGGGCCTGCTGAACACCATCATCATGTCGATTCTGGCGATGATCCTCGGGGTGGTGATCGGCGTGATCACGGCCATCATGCGCATGTCGGCGAACCCGATTTTGCGTTACGTCGCGATCACCTACACCTGGCTGTTTCGCGGCACGCCGCTGATTTTGCAGTTGCTACTGTGGTTTAACCTGGCGCTTATCTTCCCGGTCATCGGCATTCCCGGCGTGTTCGAGATCGATACCGTCAGCCTGATGACACCCTTCGTTGCCGCGCTGTTGGGCCTGAGCATCAATCAGGGCGCGTACACCGCGGAGGTCGTGCGCGCAGGCTTGTTATCCGTGGACACCGGTCAGTACGAAGCCGCCAAGTCCATCGGCATGCCGCGTCTGCAGGCACTGCGCCGGGTGATCCTGCCCCAGGCGATGCGCGTAATCATCCCGCCGGTCGGCAACGAATTCATCAGCATGGTGAAGATGACCAGCCTCGCCAGCGTCATCCAGTATTCCGAATTACTGCACAACGCGCAGAACATCTACTACGCCAACGCCCGGGTCATGGAGTTGCTGATCGTCGCGGGCATCTGGTATCTGGCGGTGGTGACTGTCCTGTCGTTCGGCCAAAGCCGGCTGGAGCTGCGTTTTGCCCGCGGCGCCGGCAAGCGTTCGTAA
- a CDS encoding amino acid ABC transporter ATP-binding protein has product MRNIVKAVGLNKYYDQFHALKDVSIEVEQGEVLCIIGPSGSGKSTLLRCVNQLEKIDKGGLWVDGELVGYRIVGNKLHELTDAQIARQRLSTGMVFQRFNLFPHMTALQNVIEGPIQVLKRSPKEANEEAAELLARVGLADKRHSYPVELSGGQQQRVAIARALAMRPKLMLFDEPTSALDPELVGEVLSVMRDLAHSGMTMIVVTHELGFAREVSNRMVFMDGGQIVEAGTPEDILISPQNPRTQSFISAVRT; this is encoded by the coding sequence ATGAGAAACATCGTCAAAGCCGTCGGCCTGAACAAATACTACGATCAGTTTCACGCCCTCAAAGACGTCAGCATTGAAGTCGAACAAGGCGAAGTCCTGTGCATCATCGGGCCCTCGGGCTCGGGCAAGAGCACCCTGCTGCGTTGCGTCAATCAGCTCGAAAAAATCGACAAGGGCGGTTTGTGGGTCGACGGCGAACTGGTGGGCTACCGCATCGTCGGCAACAAACTGCACGAACTGACGGATGCTCAGATCGCACGTCAGCGTTTGAGCACCGGCATGGTGTTTCAGCGCTTCAATCTCTTCCCGCACATGACCGCTTTGCAGAACGTGATCGAAGGCCCGATTCAGGTGCTCAAGCGCTCCCCCAAAGAGGCGAACGAAGAAGCCGCCGAGCTACTGGCCCGCGTCGGACTGGCGGACAAGCGCCACTCCTACCCCGTCGAACTCTCCGGCGGCCAGCAACAGCGGGTCGCCATCGCTCGCGCATTGGCGATGCGGCCCAAGCTGATGCTGTTCGACGAACCCACTTCCGCCCTCGATCCGGAGTTGGTGGGCGAGGTGTTGTCGGTCATGCGTGACCTGGCGCACAGCGGCATGACCATGATCGTGGTGACACACGAACTGGGCTTTGCCCGCGAAGTTTCCAACCGGATGGTGTTCATGGACGGCGGCCAGATTGTGGAGGCTGGCACCCCGGAAGACATTCTAATAAGCCCACAAAACCCTAGAACCCAAAGCTTCATTTCTGCCGTTCGCACTTAA
- a CDS encoding ABC transporter substrate-binding protein: MKKILIPSLLAGLMASASIFAALPASLKEKGEITAAIVPNYPPMDFKDTSTNTLTGLDVDLGNALAERLGVKIKWQETAFEQMVSGLVTKRFDIILSGMTDTVERQKSVTFIDYFASGPQLYTLTKNADLNEPVDLCGKKVGTSRRTTWPAEIAAWSKENCEANGKPAIIVSGSEGSADARAQLRQGRLDAAMQGSETIPYLMSQEKDTYKPLGLAISKQFTGLGVSKSNPELAAAIAEAMQAMVDDGTYGKILKKWELEQGAVTKVGMNQGH; the protein is encoded by the coding sequence ATGAAAAAGATCCTCATTCCCAGCTTGCTCGCCGGTCTGATGGCCTCCGCGTCGATATTTGCCGCGTTGCCCGCCAGCCTCAAGGAGAAGGGCGAAATCACCGCCGCCATCGTCCCGAATTACCCGCCGATGGATTTCAAAGACACCAGCACCAACACGCTGACCGGCCTCGATGTGGATCTCGGCAACGCCTTGGCCGAGCGCCTTGGCGTCAAGATCAAATGGCAGGAAACCGCGTTCGAGCAGATGGTCAGCGGCCTGGTAACCAAACGCTTCGATATCATTCTGTCGGGCATGACCGATACCGTCGAACGGCAGAAGTCGGTGACATTCATCGACTACTTCGCCAGCGGCCCACAGCTGTACACACTGACTAAAAACGCTGACCTGAATGAGCCGGTTGATTTGTGCGGCAAGAAAGTCGGCACCAGCCGCCGTACCACCTGGCCGGCGGAAATCGCGGCCTGGAGTAAAGAAAACTGCGAAGCGAACGGCAAACCGGCGATCATCGTCAGCGGCTCGGAAGGGTCGGCGGATGCACGCGCGCAACTGCGTCAGGGCCGACTCGACGCCGCGATGCAAGGCAGCGAAACCATTCCATACCTGATGTCTCAGGAGAAGGACACCTACAAGCCGCTTGGTCTGGCGATCTCGAAGCAGTTCACCGGTCTCGGCGTCAGCAAGTCCAACCCCGAACTGGCCGCGGCCATCGCCGAGGCGATGCAGGCGATGGTGGATGACGGTACCTACGGCAAGATCCTCAAGAAGTGGGAGCTGGAACAGGGCGCGGTGACCAAGGTCGGCATGAATCAGGGGCACTAG
- a CDS encoding MFS transporter, producing MATYSLVIRRLMICSLTIVMSRAMTSPLLSLFLSTRLGLNQQDVGLLMGIAVFIATLLGLYGGYVIDRLEKRKLLILAMLSSAVGFALLTFAHNVYLTTLTLVITETASALFLIGSKAIISENLPIGQRAKVFSLRYTLTNIGYATGPMLGVVIAGHLPLAPFFIASAIAFCSLFLMLGIPRTVAETEYLPRSFIDTLVTLKNDRTLILFTGGSLLSTIVHGRYTLYLSQFLLVTHTAEQALKILSAVLACNALTVILMQYQIGRFLKREQLPYWICLGTALFAIGLVGFSFAETTLAWCAAMFVFTLGEMIIYPAEYLFVDTIAPDHLRGSYLGAQNLAAFGGALSPVICGYLLINSPAPTMFYVLASLTVVGGTLCFLAGRHAKLTHADISL from the coding sequence GTGGCCACCTACTCCCTCGTCATCCGCCGGTTGATGATCTGCTCGCTGACCATCGTCATGAGCCGAGCGATGACCAGCCCGTTGCTGTCGCTGTTCCTCAGCACAAGATTGGGACTCAACCAGCAAGACGTCGGACTGCTGATGGGCATCGCGGTGTTCATCGCCACGCTGCTGGGGCTGTACGGTGGCTATGTCATTGACCGGCTGGAAAAGCGCAAATTGCTGATTCTGGCGATGCTGTCCAGCGCGGTCGGCTTCGCGCTCCTGACTTTCGCCCACAACGTCTATCTGACGACCCTCACGCTGGTGATCACTGAGACGGCGTCGGCGCTGTTTCTAATCGGCTCCAAAGCGATCATCAGCGAAAACCTGCCCATCGGGCAGCGCGCAAAGGTTTTCTCCCTGCGCTACACCCTCACCAACATTGGCTACGCCACCGGCCCAATGCTCGGCGTGGTCATCGCCGGGCACCTGCCACTGGCACCGTTTTTTATCGCCAGCGCCATCGCGTTCTGCAGCCTTTTTTTGATGCTCGGCATTCCGCGCACAGTGGCTGAAACCGAATACCTACCGCGCAGCTTTATCGACACCCTAGTCACGCTGAAAAACGATCGCACGCTGATCCTGTTCACGGGCGGCAGCTTGCTCAGCACCATCGTGCATGGCCGGTATACGTTGTACTTGTCGCAGTTTCTGCTGGTCACGCACACGGCAGAGCAGGCGCTGAAAATCTTGTCAGCCGTATTGGCGTGCAACGCGCTGACGGTCATTTTGATGCAGTACCAGATCGGCCGTTTTCTCAAGCGCGAGCAGCTGCCGTACTGGATTTGCCTCGGCACTGCATTGTTCGCGATCGGCCTTGTCGGCTTCAGTTTTGCCGAAACCACCCTGGCCTGGTGCGCCGCGATGTTCGTTTTTACGCTGGGCGAGATGATCATCTACCCCGCCGAATACCTGTTCGTCGACACCATTGCGCCCGATCACCTTCGCGGCAGTTACTTGGGTGCGCAGAATCTGGCGGCCTTCGGCGGAGCGTTAAGCCCGGTTATCTGTGGCTACTTATTGATCAATAGCCCGGCACCGACCATGTTTTACGTCCTCGCGTCCCTGACTGTGGTGGGCGGTACATTGTGCTTTCTGGCCGGGCGACACGCGAAGCTCACTCACGCTGACATCTCCCTCTGA
- a CDS encoding aldo/keto reductase: MKYRTLGQSGLQVSTLTLGSMMFGVQTGTEESLRIIDKAWDEGVNFIDTANVYNAGRSEEIVGEAIARRRSEWILATKVGSSSGNTAPNTSGLNRKHIFNEIESSLRRLDTDYIDIHYLHKEDHNTPLEVTVSAIGDLIREGKIRYWGVSNFRGWRIAEVVNVAQRLGVDKPVISQPLYNIVNRQAELEQITAAKFYGLGVVPYSPLARGVLSGKYAPDVTPDSSTRAGRQDKRILETEWRSESLHIAQKLQAYTQAKGVGLVEFAIAWVLNNKAVTSAIVGPRTEDQWDSYTKALSVNITAEDEAFIDSLVTPGHASTPGFNDVQHFVTGRYT; encoded by the coding sequence ATGAAATACCGCACCCTTGGCCAATCCGGCCTCCAGGTTTCAACGCTGACCCTGGGCTCCATGATGTTTGGCGTGCAGACCGGCACCGAAGAATCCCTGCGCATCATCGACAAGGCCTGGGATGAAGGCGTCAATTTCATCGACACGGCTAACGTCTACAACGCCGGCCGTTCTGAGGAAATCGTTGGCGAGGCCATCGCCAGACGGCGTAGCGAGTGGATCCTTGCCACCAAGGTCGGCAGCAGCTCGGGCAACACTGCACCGAACACCAGCGGTTTGAATCGCAAACACATCTTCAATGAAATCGAGTCCAGCCTGCGGCGTCTCGACACCGATTACATCGACATTCATTACCTGCACAAGGAAGACCACAACACGCCACTCGAAGTGACTGTGTCCGCCATCGGCGATCTGATTCGCGAAGGCAAGATCCGGTACTGGGGCGTGTCGAACTTCCGCGGCTGGCGTATCGCCGAGGTGGTCAACGTCGCTCAGCGCCTGGGCGTCGACAAACCAGTGATCAGCCAACCGCTGTACAACATCGTCAACCGCCAGGCCGAGCTGGAGCAGATCACAGCGGCGAAGTTCTACGGCTTGGGTGTCGTGCCCTACAGCCCGCTGGCGCGTGGCGTGTTGAGTGGCAAGTACGCCCCCGACGTAACGCCGGACAGCAGCACCCGCGCCGGCCGTCAGGACAAACGCATTCTGGAAACCGAATGGCGCAGCGAGTCGTTGCACATCGCTCAGAAACTGCAGGCGTATACCCAGGCCAAGGGCGTGGGTCTGGTGGAATTCGCTATCGCCTGGGTGCTGAACAATAAGGCCGTGACGTCTGCCATTGTCGGGCCGCGTACCGAGGACCAATGGGACAGCTACACCAAGGCGCTCAGCGTGAATATCACTGCCGAGGACGAGGCGTTCATCGACTCCCTTGTGACACCCGGACATGCATCCACGCCAGGTTTCAACGATGTGCAGCATTTCGTGACAGGCCGTTATACCTGA
- a CDS encoding GntR family transcriptional regulator: protein MRRTEKEQFLRETLGDEQPPAHLARTVIEEKLRSAILEGRLPAGIALRQQELATLFGVSRMPVREALRQLEAQSLLRVETHKGAVVAPLINEDATDAYALRILLESEALRQSIPLLTAEDISMARGYIEQLEVETDYSIMGTLNRQFHMVLYSKAHNTRLLKLVEDGLNEEERFLRFNLKQMNLGKVSQRDHYELLERAGAGDVEATVEALTHHLNRGVEAINAYLSVRKAEEAKPAAASRKRAVTQ from the coding sequence ATGCGCAGGACTGAGAAAGAGCAATTTCTGCGGGAAACCTTGGGTGATGAGCAGCCGCCTGCGCATCTGGCCCGTACCGTCATCGAAGAAAAGCTGCGCAGCGCCATCCTTGAAGGACGTCTTCCGGCAGGGATCGCCTTGCGCCAGCAAGAGCTGGCGACGCTTTTCGGTGTCAGTCGCATGCCCGTTCGCGAGGCGCTGCGGCAGCTGGAAGCTCAATCGTTGCTGCGTGTCGAAACCCACAAAGGTGCGGTCGTTGCCCCGTTGATCAACGAGGATGCAACGGATGCCTATGCGTTGCGCATCCTGCTGGAGTCCGAGGCCCTGCGACAATCAATCCCGCTTCTGACCGCCGAAGACATCAGCATGGCGCGTGGGTACATCGAACAGCTCGAGGTCGAAACCGACTACAGCATCATGGGCACGCTCAACCGTCAGTTCCACATGGTGCTGTATTCCAAGGCCCACAATACCCGCCTGCTCAAATTGGTCGAGGACGGCTTGAATGAGGAAGAGCGTTTCCTGCGATTCAATCTCAAGCAAATGAACCTGGGCAAGGTATCCCAACGCGACCACTACGAATTGCTGGAAAGGGCTGGAGCGGGGGACGTGGAAGCCACAGTCGAGGCGCTGACTCACCACTTGAACCGTGGTGTTGAGGCTATTAATGCCTATTTGAGCGTCCGCAAGGCCGAAGAGGCAAAACCTGCAGCGGCCTCACGAAAGCGCGCCGTCACCCAGTGA
- a CDS encoding thioesterase II family protein: MHAEKNKWLMVVNSGQPVRTRLICFPHVGGDPEYFRDWSEGLADHIELVTLRLPGHGSRLKETPYDQWAPLLQDTFLALQPYLSEPHAFYGHSFGGRVAYEMARLAQNHYPSLTRHLFVSGCRSPDSRQPWPYLHTLPQDDFIQALIRLGVVPNTFAQDKKRLKLLEPVVRSDVKLSEIWSHCADEGLDIPLTGLYGSDDPVATAASMMKWREFTRREFELIEVRGTHDFLSSQRDRLLHIINTHLGLLGG, from the coding sequence GTGCACGCCGAAAAGAACAAATGGCTGATGGTGGTCAATTCCGGACAACCCGTCAGAACACGCCTGATTTGCTTCCCTCATGTCGGAGGCGATCCGGAGTACTTTCGTGACTGGTCCGAAGGTCTTGCCGATCACATCGAGCTGGTAACGCTGCGCCTGCCGGGCCACGGCAGCCGGCTCAAGGAAACGCCCTACGATCAATGGGCACCCTTGCTGCAAGACACCTTCCTCGCGTTGCAGCCCTACCTGAGCGAACCCCATGCGTTTTACGGCCACAGCTTCGGCGGCCGGGTCGCTTATGAAATGGCCAGACTGGCGCAGAATCACTACCCGAGTCTGACACGTCATTTGTTCGTTTCCGGCTGCCGCAGCCCTGACAGCCGACAACCCTGGCCGTATTTGCACACGCTGCCGCAAGACGATTTCATTCAGGCGCTAATCAGGTTAGGCGTGGTCCCGAACACTTTCGCGCAGGATAAAAAACGCCTGAAGCTGCTGGAGCCTGTCGTGCGCAGCGATGTAAAGCTGTCGGAGATCTGGTCACACTGCGCGGACGAGGGCCTCGATATTCCGTTGACCGGTCTGTACGGCAGCGATGATCCGGTCGCTACGGCCGCAAGCATGATGAAATGGCGTGAGTTCACTCGGCGGGAATTTGAGCTGATCGAAGTGCGCGGCACTCATGACTTTCTCAGCTCGCAACGCGACCGTCTGCTGCACATCATCAATACGCACCTCGGTTTGCTGGGCGGCTGA